Proteins from one Malania oleifera isolate guangnan ecotype guangnan chromosome 4, ASM2987363v1, whole genome shotgun sequence genomic window:
- the LOC131153219 gene encoding probable nicotianamine synthase 4, producing the protein MGCQEELLVQKVCEIYEKIACLDCLKPSKDVNLLFTQLVDLCIPPSSIDVTKLNKNMQEMRSNLIRLCGEAEGHLESHFSTLLASTYQNPILHLRLFPYYQNYLDLTQLEYSLLSEYCVCLPSSVAFVGSGPLPLTSIVFTLNHLPFASVHNYDIDASANLKAHCLVSHDPNLSKRMFFHTTDIMGVSEGLKDYDVVFLAALVGLDMDEKLLIINHLAKFMAPGALLMLRSAHGARGFLYPLVNLQDIQGLEVLKVFHPTNEVINSVVVARKSSTMIYPSLDHKPPTMSRWKHCFSKDEKKNGRTGH; encoded by the coding sequence ATGGGTTGCCAAGAAGAGCTTTTGGTTCAAAAAGTGTGTGAGATATACGAGAAAATCGCATGCTTAGACTGTCTCAAACCCTCTAAAGATGTCAACTTACTCTTCACACAACTTGTGGATCTTTGCATCCCACCCTCCTCCATTGATGTAACCAAGCTCAACAAGAATATGCAAGAAATGAGGTCTAATCTCATTAGACTCTGTGGAGAAGCTGAGGGACACCTTGAGTCCCATTTCTCCACCCTCCtagcttcaacctatcaaaatcCTATTCTCCATCTCAGGCTCTTTCCCTACTACCAGAACTATCTTGACCTCACCCAACTTGAGTACTCTCTTTTGTCCGAATACTGTGTTTGCCTCCCCTCCAGTGTCGCCTTCGTCGGCTCTGGTCCCCTCCCCCTCACCTCCATAGTCTTCACCTTGAACCATCTCCCGTTTGCCTCCGTCCACAACTACGACATCGATGCCTCGGCAAACTTAAAGGCCCATTGCTTGGTGTCCCATGATCCCAACCTCTCAAAGCGGATGTTCTTCCACACGACTGATATAATGGGCGTCTCTGAAGGACTCAAAGACTATGATGTTGTGTTCTTGGCAGCTCTAGTGGGGCTAGACATGGATGAGAAACTTTTGATCATCAATCATTTGGCGAAGTTCATGGCCCCGGGCGCTCTTCTTATGTTGAGGAGCGCTCATGGTGCCCGAGGATTTCTATATCCTTTGGTCAATCTACAAGATATTCAAGGCTTGGAGGTTCTCAAGGTATTCCACCCCACTAATGAAGTGATAAACTCAGTTGTAGTTGCACGCAAGTCCTCTACAATGATTTACCCTTCACTTGATCATAAGCCTCCAACCATGTCGAGATGGAAGCATTGTTTTTCGAAAGATGAGAAAAAGAATGGAAGAACTGGCCATTGA